One stretch of Jiangella gansuensis DSM 44835 DNA includes these proteins:
- a CDS encoding LysE family transporter: protein MTAALIAGVLAGYGIAIPVGAVGAYLVALTARTTWRVGAAAALGIATVDGAYAVVAVLGGAALAGSIEAYAEPLRWVSAGVLLAMAAAGAVRAYARHRAGPLGATAAPSRNRPVTALRSYLAFIGITAVNPLTVVYFAALVVGSRADLDGGAEATVFVAAAFAASASWQLLLASGGALLGRFVVSDRGRLATALVSSAMIIALAVHMVVG, encoded by the coding sequence ATGACCGCGGCGCTCATCGCCGGGGTGCTGGCCGGGTACGGCATCGCGATTCCGGTCGGAGCCGTCGGCGCCTATCTGGTCGCGCTCACCGCCCGGACGACGTGGCGGGTCGGGGCAGCCGCGGCGCTCGGAATCGCCACCGTCGACGGAGCCTATGCGGTGGTGGCCGTGCTCGGGGGCGCGGCGCTGGCTGGGTCGATCGAGGCATACGCGGAGCCGCTGCGCTGGGTCTCGGCCGGGGTGCTCCTCGCCATGGCGGCGGCCGGTGCGGTGCGGGCATACGCGCGGCACCGCGCCGGGCCGCTCGGGGCCACCGCCGCGCCGTCCCGGAACCGTCCGGTCACCGCGCTGCGGTCGTACCTGGCGTTCATCGGCATCACGGCGGTCAACCCGCTGACGGTGGTGTACTTCGCCGCCCTGGTGGTCGGCAGCCGGGCCGACCTGGACGGCGGCGCCGAGGCGACGGTGTTCGTGGCGGCCGCGTTCGCGGCGTCGGCCAGCTGGCAACTCCTGCTGGCCAGCGGTGGCGCGCTGCTCGGCCGCTTCGTCGTCAGCGACCGCGGCCGGCTGGCGACGGCGCTGGTGTCCAGCGCGATGATCATCGCGCTGGCCGTGCACATGGTCGTCGGCTGA
- a CDS encoding RNA polymerase sigma factor has product MLAATVRVTRDIDTAEEVVQDAYVQALTSWARDGVPDRPAAWLTTVARRNALNVLRRQRTLQAKLPLLLDPAVDGDDAGSTAAEADAATIPDDRLRLIFTCCHPALSEEARVALTLRLVCGVATPDVAHAFLVSEPTMAARITRAKKKIATARIRYAVPAPAELPARLEAVLTVIHLLYATGHTARSGADLVREELTDRALELARMLHRLLPAEREAAGLLALLLAHHARRATRTDDDGRLLRLEEQDRSAWDGELIAEADRLIVGALTAGPPGRFTLQAAIAALHAQAPSYAATDWPQIRTLYDALLRVWPSPVVALNRAVAVSMVDGPAAALAEVEALERDARLAGYRYLPATKADLLQRLGRHAEAADAYRAALELTGNAAEQEFLRAQLP; this is encoded by the coding sequence GTGCTCGCCGCGACGGTGCGGGTCACCCGCGACATCGACACCGCCGAGGAGGTGGTGCAGGACGCCTACGTCCAGGCGCTGACGTCGTGGGCCCGCGACGGTGTCCCCGACCGGCCTGCTGCCTGGCTGACGACCGTCGCCCGGCGCAACGCGCTCAACGTACTGCGCCGTCAGCGCACGCTGCAGGCCAAGCTGCCGCTGCTGCTCGACCCGGCCGTCGACGGCGACGACGCCGGTAGCACGGCGGCCGAAGCCGACGCGGCGACGATCCCCGACGACCGGCTGCGGCTGATCTTCACCTGCTGCCACCCGGCGCTGTCCGAGGAGGCCCGGGTCGCGCTGACCCTGCGCCTGGTGTGTGGGGTGGCCACGCCCGACGTGGCGCACGCGTTCCTGGTGTCCGAGCCGACCATGGCCGCCCGCATCACCCGGGCGAAGAAGAAGATCGCGACCGCCAGGATCCGCTACGCGGTGCCCGCACCGGCTGAGTTGCCGGCCCGCCTCGAGGCCGTCCTCACCGTCATCCACCTGCTCTACGCCACCGGGCACACGGCACGCTCCGGCGCCGACCTGGTGCGCGAGGAGCTGACCGACCGGGCGCTGGAGTTGGCCCGGATGCTGCACCGGCTGCTGCCGGCCGAGCGTGAGGCGGCCGGGTTGCTGGCGCTGCTGCTGGCCCACCACGCCCGCCGGGCCACGCGCACCGACGACGACGGCCGGCTGCTGCGGCTGGAGGAGCAGGACCGATCCGCGTGGGACGGCGAGCTCATCGCCGAGGCCGACCGGCTGATCGTCGGGGCGCTCACCGCCGGGCCGCCCGGACGGTTCACGCTGCAGGCGGCGATCGCGGCACTACACGCCCAGGCGCCCAGTTACGCGGCCACCGACTGGCCGCAGATCCGCACCCTGTACGACGCGCTGCTGCGGGTGTGGCCCTCACCGGTGGTGGCGCTCAACCGCGCCGTGGCGGTGTCGATGGTCGACGGGCCGGCCGCGGCGCTGGCCGAGGTCGAGGCGCTGGAACGGGACGCCCGGCTGGCCGGGTACCGGTACCTGCCGGCGACCAAGGCCGACCTGCTGCAACGGCTGGGCCGGCACGCCGAGGCGGCCGACGCCTACCGCGCCGCGCTGGAGCTCACCGGCAACGCCGCCGAGCAGGAGTTCCTCCGCGCCCAGCTCCCTTGA
- a CDS encoding AzlD domain-containing protein, whose product MSWPVLVAAVLVLAAGTFAFRIAGPLVRERMSVSVSPDVERLVAIGAVVLLAALVATSALLDDGGPAGVARPAGVAVGGLLAWRRVPFVLIVVAAAGVAAGLRLLGVP is encoded by the coding sequence ATGTCCTGGCCGGTGCTGGTGGCGGCCGTGCTGGTGCTGGCCGCCGGCACCTTCGCGTTCCGTATCGCCGGGCCGCTGGTGCGGGAGCGGATGTCGGTCTCGGTGTCGCCCGACGTCGAACGGCTGGTCGCGATCGGCGCCGTCGTTCTTCTGGCCGCGCTGGTCGCCACGAGCGCGCTGCTGGACGACGGCGGGCCGGCCGGCGTCGCCCGCCCGGCGGGAGTGGCCGTGGGCGGTCTGCTGGCCTGGCGGCGGGTCCCGTTCGTCCTGATCGTGGTGGCGGCTGCCGGGGTCGCCGCCGGCCTGCGCCTGCTCGGCGTCCCATGA
- a CDS encoding cation:proton antiporter: MHADLIGLGALVLIAGLVARLGRRFGLPTVPCYMLVGILLGPGTPGPTLIEHPEDLAILASLGLVLLLFHLGVEFPADQVLGSGRRLFIAAGVYIALNISAGLMLGFALGWGTAEAFVTAGALGISSSAIATKLLIELRRLTNAETPVILGIIVIEDLFLAFYLALLSPVLNDSGSTSEFVLDLLISFGFLVLLFAMARFGARAVAVLLDTRENELLAILMVGLVVLVAGIALEVGVSEAIGALMIGLVVSQTTLKERVEQLVLPLRDVFAAIFFVSFGLTIDVADLGEVALPVAIAVVVTLATNLTAGIVTARLFGFNQLGAVNVGLTVLGRGEFSLILATLAIAAGLDRRLGPFVALYVLVLAIVAPLLATQSRHFTRFVPDRLLRSEYRYVRSETMSTSCTHQDQMKITDSDVDVCQECVELGDAWVQLRLCMKCGYVGCCDDSPNKHTTAHFERERHPVIQSLEPGAGWQYCYVDEILVRQPMGRTSSSS; the protein is encoded by the coding sequence GTGCACGCGGATCTCATCGGACTGGGCGCGCTGGTCCTGATCGCCGGGCTCGTCGCGCGGTTGGGCCGGCGGTTCGGGTTACCCACCGTGCCGTGCTACATGCTGGTGGGCATCCTCCTCGGTCCGGGCACGCCCGGACCGACGCTCATCGAGCATCCGGAGGACCTCGCCATCCTGGCCTCGCTGGGTCTGGTGTTGCTGCTGTTCCACCTCGGTGTGGAGTTCCCGGCCGACCAGGTCCTGGGCAGCGGCCGGCGGCTGTTCATCGCCGCTGGCGTCTACATCGCGCTGAACATCAGCGCCGGCCTGATGCTGGGGTTCGCGCTGGGCTGGGGAACGGCCGAGGCGTTCGTGACCGCCGGGGCGCTGGGCATCTCGTCCTCCGCGATCGCGACGAAGCTGCTCATCGAGCTGCGCCGGCTGACCAACGCCGAAACGCCCGTCATCCTCGGCATCATCGTCATCGAGGATCTCTTCCTCGCGTTCTACCTGGCGCTGCTGTCGCCGGTGCTGAACGACTCCGGCTCGACGTCCGAGTTCGTCCTCGACCTGTTGATCAGCTTCGGCTTCCTGGTGCTGCTCTTCGCGATGGCCCGGTTCGGCGCCCGTGCCGTGGCGGTGCTGCTGGACACCCGGGAGAACGAGCTGCTGGCCATCCTCATGGTCGGGCTCGTCGTGCTGGTGGCGGGCATCGCCCTGGAGGTCGGGGTCTCCGAGGCCATCGGGGCGCTCATGATCGGCCTCGTGGTCTCGCAGACGACGTTGAAGGAGCGGGTCGAGCAACTGGTCCTGCCGCTGCGGGACGTGTTCGCGGCCATCTTCTTCGTTTCGTTCGGGCTCACCATCGACGTCGCCGACCTCGGTGAGGTGGCCCTGCCGGTGGCCATCGCCGTCGTCGTCACCCTGGCCACCAACCTGACCGCCGGCATCGTCACCGCCAGGCTGTTCGGGTTCAACCAGCTGGGAGCGGTGAACGTGGGGCTGACGGTGCTGGGGCGGGGCGAGTTCTCGCTGATCCTGGCGACCCTCGCCATCGCGGCCGGCCTGGACAGGCGGCTCGGCCCGTTCGTCGCGCTGTACGTGCTGGTGCTGGCCATCGTGGCGCCGCTGCTGGCGACGCAGTCGCGGCACTTCACCCGCTTCGTGCCGGATCGGCTGCTGCGCTCGGAGTACCGGTACGTGCGTTCGGAGACGATGAGCACGTCGTGCACGCACCAGGACCAGATGAAGATCACCGACTCCGACGTCGACGTGTGCCAGGAATGCGTCGAGCTCGGCGACGCCTGGGTGCAGCTGCGCCTGTGCATGAAGTGCGGCTATGTCGGCTGCTGCGACGACTCGCCGAACAAGCACACCACCGCTCACTTCGAGCGGGAGCGGCACCCGGTGATCCAGTCGCTGGAGCCGGGCGCGGGCTGGCAGTACTGCTACGTCGACGAGATCCTGGTGCGCCAGCCGATGGGAAGGACAAGCAGCAGCTCCTGA
- a CDS encoding YciI family protein, which yields MAQYAILIFERESAGGGAPDLPAEVMAAHEQLPQRIVEHGGREIGGLALEPSGTATSIRGDLVTDGPFIETKEALAGVFVIEARDLDHAIELARMTPIVDGGVEVRPLLGIDFSGLS from the coding sequence ATGGCGCAGTACGCGATCCTCATCTTCGAGCGTGAATCGGCCGGAGGTGGCGCGCCCGACCTGCCCGCGGAGGTGATGGCGGCGCACGAGCAGCTGCCGCAGCGCATCGTCGAGCACGGTGGCCGCGAGATCGGCGGCCTCGCCCTGGAGCCCAGCGGCACCGCGACGTCCATCCGCGGCGACCTCGTCACCGACGGCCCGTTCATCGAGACCAAGGAGGCGCTCGCCGGCGTGTTCGTCATCGAGGCCCGCGACCTCGACCACGCGATCGAGCTGGCCAGGATGACGCCGATCGTCGACGGCGGCGTCGAAGTACGGCCGCTCCTCGGCATCGACTTCTCGGGCCTGAGCTGA
- a CDS encoding AzlC family ABC transporter permease, translating to MRSIWRTIRSSPDLGRDIALVCAADALVGLSFGAITVGAGLPVWLPMLLSLVVFAGAAQFMFVGLIASGGNPVTAVAAGLLVNARHLPFGFTVGDLLGRGWRRVVGSHIMTDESVAFALAQPDHARRRAAYWAVGVGVFVCWNLGVLAGAFGGTVVTDTDRLGLDAAFPAVLLALVLPSLRDPATRRAAAAGAVITLVTTPFLPAGLPVLLALAGVLLALSGRRGGATSSPSSSAPESSEAAR from the coding sequence ATGCGTTCGATATGGCGAACGATCCGGTCGTCGCCGGACCTGGGCCGCGACATCGCGCTGGTCTGCGCCGCTGACGCGCTGGTCGGGCTCTCCTTCGGTGCCATCACTGTGGGCGCCGGGCTGCCCGTATGGCTGCCGATGCTGCTCTCGCTGGTGGTCTTCGCCGGGGCCGCCCAGTTCATGTTCGTCGGCCTGATCGCCTCCGGCGGCAACCCGGTCACGGCCGTCGCCGCCGGGCTGCTCGTCAACGCCCGCCACCTGCCGTTCGGGTTCACCGTCGGCGACCTACTGGGACGAGGGTGGCGCCGCGTCGTCGGCAGCCACATCATGACGGACGAATCGGTCGCGTTCGCACTGGCTCAGCCGGATCACGCGCGCCGCCGAGCCGCGTACTGGGCCGTCGGCGTCGGAGTCTTCGTCTGCTGGAACCTGGGCGTCCTGGCTGGGGCGTTCGGCGGCACGGTCGTCACCGACACCGATCGGCTCGGCCTGGACGCCGCGTTCCCCGCCGTCCTGCTGGCGCTCGTGCTGCCGTCGCTGCGCGACCCCGCGACTCGCCGGGCGGCGGCGGCCGGAGCTGTGATCACACTGGTCACGACGCCCTTCCTGCCGGCTGGGTTGCCGGTGCTGCTGGCCCTGGCCGGAGTGCTGCTGGCGCTGAGCGGCCGGCGCGGCGGCGCGACGTCGTCGCCGTCGTCGTCGGCGCCCGAGTCCTCGGAGGCGGCACGGTGA
- the metG gene encoding methionine--tRNA ligase — MTTTPENTHVYVTTAIPYVNGDPHLGHALELVQADVLARHARRRRRPVRFLTGTDDNALKNVTAAHAAGVDVREFVAANAARFAALREPLQLSYDDHIRTGTDPRHAPGVRRIWRRCAANGDLYRRRYEGLYCAGCEQFYALEELAGGRCPEHGTAPERVSEENWFFRLSRYTDALRAVLESGRVRVEPAARRNEVLAFVRAGLADISVSRPADRAGGWGIAVPDDPAQVVYVWWDALANYVTALGYGSTGADPADGGHDDHHDDDDGKPFRTWWVESAERIHVVGKGIVRFHAVFWLAQLLSAGLPLPTAVYVHDYLSVDGAKLAKGVGHAADPAGLARRYGSDAVRWWLVRDVARIGDTDFTVDRLLTRHDQDLANGLGNLVHRTLTLVHRFGDGVVAGPWATGAGGHPLVIAADALPDAVDRALAIFDLRAATAAIGAVVDQGNRTVEGERPWELARRATAGDTAAAAHLANVLGVLVHACRALAGELEPFLPAGATRLCDQLGDGAGVGRPEPVFQRLRRL, encoded by the coding sequence ATGACCACGACCCCCGAGAACACCCATGTCTACGTCACGACCGCGATCCCCTACGTCAACGGCGACCCGCACCTCGGCCACGCGCTGGAGCTGGTGCAGGCCGACGTTCTCGCCCGGCATGCCCGCCGGCGTCGGCGACCGGTCCGGTTCCTGACCGGAACGGACGACAACGCCCTCAAGAACGTCACCGCCGCCCATGCTGCGGGTGTGGACGTCCGCGAGTTCGTCGCAGCCAATGCGGCCCGGTTCGCGGCGCTGCGCGAGCCGCTCCAACTCTCCTACGACGACCACATCCGCACCGGAACCGATCCGCGACACGCGCCCGGGGTGCGGCGGATCTGGCGGCGGTGCGCCGCGAACGGCGACCTCTACCGACGCCGCTACGAGGGCCTCTACTGCGCCGGCTGTGAGCAGTTCTACGCGCTGGAGGAACTGGCCGGCGGGCGTTGCCCGGAGCACGGCACCGCACCGGAACGAGTCAGCGAGGAGAACTGGTTCTTCCGGCTGTCCCGCTACACCGACGCCCTGCGCGCCGTGCTGGAGTCCGGCCGAGTCCGGGTCGAGCCGGCCGCGCGCCGCAACGAGGTGCTCGCGTTCGTCCGAGCGGGTCTGGCCGACATCAGCGTCTCCCGCCCGGCAGACCGGGCCGGCGGCTGGGGCATCGCCGTCCCCGACGACCCGGCTCAGGTGGTCTACGTCTGGTGGGACGCGCTGGCCAACTACGTGACGGCGCTCGGCTACGGCTCCACCGGCGCGGACCCGGCCGACGGCGGCCACGACGACCACCACGACGACGACGACGGCAAACCCTTCCGCACCTGGTGGGTCGAGTCCGCCGAGCGGATCCACGTCGTCGGCAAGGGCATCGTGCGGTTCCACGCCGTGTTCTGGCTGGCCCAGCTGCTGTCGGCCGGTCTGCCGCTGCCGACGGCCGTCTACGTCCACGACTATCTCAGCGTCGACGGCGCCAAGCTGGCCAAGGGCGTGGGGCACGCCGCCGATCCGGCCGGACTGGCCCGCCGTTACGGAAGCGACGCCGTGCGCTGGTGGCTCGTACGCGACGTCGCACGCATCGGTGACACCGACTTCACCGTGGACCGCCTGCTCACGCGGCACGACCAGGACCTGGCGAACGGGCTCGGCAACCTGGTGCACCGCACGCTCACCCTCGTGCACCGATTCGGCGACGGCGTCGTGGCCGGTCCATGGGCCACGGGCGCGGGCGGCCATCCGCTCGTGATCGCGGCGGACGCGCTGCCAGACGCCGTCGACCGGGCGCTGGCGATCTTCGACCTGCGCGCCGCCACCGCAGCGATCGGCGCCGTCGTCGACCAGGGCAACCGGACGGTGGAGGGCGAACGGCCGTGGGAGCTGGCCCGGCGGGCCACCGCGGGCGACACCGCGGCGGCCGCGCATCTCGCGAACGTGCTGGGGGTTCTCGTGCATGCCTGCCGCGCCCTCGCCGGTGAGCTGGAGCCGTTTCTGCCGGCCGGCGCGACGCGTTTGTGTGACCAACTGGGCGACGGTGCCGGTGTCGGCCGACCTGAGCCGGTCTTCCAACGCCTCCGGCGGCTCTAG
- a CDS encoding helix-turn-helix domain-containing protein, with protein MAENTGAPLTVIAASLQRERRRVGLSLAELARRAGIAKSTLSQLEAATGNPSVETLWALSVALDVPFAQLVEPPRPRVQVIRAGEGPAVASERADYVATVLSASPPAARRDIYRVAAQPGEPRVSEPHMPGVVEHVVLAAGRALIGLTDDPVELSPGDYVAYPGDLPHVFRALEPDTSAVLVSEHV; from the coding sequence ATGGCCGAGAACACCGGAGCCCCACTCACTGTCATCGCCGCCTCGTTGCAGCGGGAGCGGCGCCGCGTCGGGCTCTCCCTCGCCGAACTGGCCCGCCGCGCCGGCATCGCGAAGTCGACCCTGTCGCAGCTGGAAGCCGCCACCGGCAACCCCAGCGTCGAGACGCTCTGGGCGCTCAGCGTCGCCCTCGACGTCCCGTTCGCCCAGCTGGTGGAGCCGCCGCGACCCAGGGTCCAGGTCATCCGCGCCGGCGAAGGCCCGGCGGTGGCGTCGGAGCGGGCCGACTACGTCGCCACGGTGCTCTCGGCCAGTCCCCCGGCGGCCCGGCGCGACATCTACCGTGTCGCCGCGCAGCCCGGTGAGCCACGGGTGTCCGAGCCGCACATGCCAGGGGTGGTCGAGCATGTGGTGCTGGCCGCCGGCCGGGCCCTGATCGGCCTCACCGACGACCCCGTCGAACTGTCGCCAGGTGACTACGTCGCCTACCCCGGCGACCTCCCGCACGTGTTCCGGGCACTCGAGCCGGACACGTCCGCCGTGCTCGTCTCCGAACACGTCTGA